The genomic window GTCTGTCTCCTGATCGGTTTCAGCTGCACCAGGAAACAGGCCTGAGAAAAGCATTCAATCGAGTCAGGAGGAAATTAAGGATGAACGACGTCATTACCATCGACACTTCGGGGCTCTCCTGCCCTCAGCCCGTTATAGAGCTCAAAAAGGTTCTCGATAAAACGCCCTCCGGCAGGGTGGAGGTTCTCGTGGACACCGCGACTTCCCGCAACAACGTCGCCCGCTTCGCCGGGGACAAAGGCTGGAAAACCACCCTGGAGGAACGCGACGGAGGCTACAAAGTCATTCTGGAAAAATGAAGAGGATACCAACAGGCTTTTGATTTCAATCTGGTATAAGCTGGTATAAGGCACGGGGGATATTCGAACTCTGAACGTCCCCCGTTCTTATTTTTCTATTCCTTCCAGGGTAAAATCACCGTTCGTCCCAGCGACTCACTGTTGCGCAGACGGTTCAAGGCTTCGTTGATTTCGGAAAACTCGCAGGTCTGGTAAACAAAAGGTTTCAGGACGCCCTTTTCTACCAGTGCGATCGTTTCGCGCAGTTCTTTCGGAGTGCTGCCACGAATTCCGATAATTTCCTTTTCATAAAGGACTAAATCCTGATAGTTCACGCTGAATTCAGGGTCACTGTAACCTGCCGCCACCACTCTGCCGCCCCGCCGCAGAACCGCCACCGCCTCACCCACGGAAGCGGCGATTCCAATGTTGTCAAAAACGACATCACATCCGGCGCCATCGGTAAAACGCATAATTTCTTCCCTGAAATTCTGAGTTTTGGTATTGATTACACCATCCGCTCCCGCTTTTTCGGCAAGAGCCAGTTTCCGATCCTGCCGACTGGTGACAACGACTTTCGCCCCCAGATGCCGGGCGATCTGGATTCCCTGGAACCCAAGCCCGCCGACCCCAAGGATACATACGATATCTCCACGCTGAACTCTGCCCTGAGCGGTGAAGGCATGATACATGCAGGCCACCGCATCGGGGATAATCGCCGCCTGTTCACAGGGAATTTCTCTGGAGATCGGGAAAACATTGGCGGCCGGAACAACACAATATTGCGCGTGGGAACCGTCGCGTTCAAAACCGATCCGCGTTCTGTGAACACACAAATTTTCTCTGCCTTCCCGACAAAAACGACATTTGCCGCACAGCACATCAATGGCGGCCACAAAACGGTCTCCCTTTTGGAGGTTATCCACCCCGGGGCCCACCGTATGGACTTCACCGCAAAGTTCATGGCCTGGCGTGTAAGGCAGGCGCACCGTGGAAATTTTTCCCTCCATAATATGCAGGTCGGAGGCGCAAATACCACTGGCCAAAACTCTGGCAAGCACTTCTCCTTCTCCGGGTTCAGGAATTGGAAGCTCGACCAGGTTCAGTTTTTCGTGAAATCTGAAAAGACGTGTCGCTTTCATAAATTCCTCTTTCATAAAGTTCTCCGTTCAGTCTCTCAGGGCCAACACCCGCGTGGGAGAACCCTCTGCGCCGATGATCTTCAGGGGCAGGGCAATGACATCGAAGATGCTGTCCACCACTTTCCCCAGATTGGTCAGGTGTTCGATGTTCAAACAGCCGTGCTCCAGAAGAATTTTATGCACTTTGAACAAAGCGGGATTGAGCACGGGTTGCTTTGCGCCGATCTCCTGGAAGAAATCGAACCCCGCGATCTTCGTTCCGTGATCCACCAGCCACTGGGCCGCATCTTCCCCGAGGAAAGGAGAATCGTTCCAGTAGGCGTCCTGCCCGAACATTTTGTCGCTCCATCCCGTATAAAGGAACGCCATCATCCCTTTTTTTATTTTTGATGACGCATAATCCAGCATAGCGGCTGTAACGGGTTCGTTGGGTTTCACCGCGGTACAGTTGATGCAGTACCCTTTGCCCATGAAATAATCCAGCGGCAATTCATCGATGGTTTTACCGCCGGGAACGATGTGACGCGGTGCGTCCAGATGGGTTCCCGCGTGGATGCCCTGCTGATAAAAACCCACCTGGATGCCGTCCTTCGAGGCATCACTGTAGAGCCGGAATTCCACAGGAGGCAGTGTTTTCCTGTTTCCGGGAGGTACTGACATATTGGAGACGATTCCCAGCGTCAAATCGATGATTTCTCTGTACTGAACAGACATAACCCACTTCCCCCTTTTATGCTTCGGTTACTTGCGCTGAATGTACTTCTGCGTGTCGATGGACACCGCCAGCAGGATGATGATGCCCTTAATCAGATACTGAACGTAGGTATTGACCCGCAAATACACAAGACCGTAGCTGATGACCTGAAAAATCAGCACACCGATGACCACGCCGCCCACAGAGCCCACTCCGCCTCGCATGGAGACGCCCCCCACCACGCAGGAAGCGATGGCGTCCAGTTCATAGCCGGAGCCCAGAGAGTTTGCCGCACTCCCCGTGCGCGCCGCCTCCAGAGAGCCGCCGAAACCGTAAAGCAACCCCGCCGTGGTGTAGATCATCATCATCGTCAGGACGATGTTGATTCCCGAGACGCTGGCCGCCTCGCTGTTGCCGCCGATCGCGAACATGTTGCGTCCCAGTCGGGTTTTATTCCAGATGAACCATATGACCAAAGTAGTCAGAGTGGCGTAAATAACCAGATAGGGAATACCGGGGTTGCCCAGAGGAACGTAGCCCTGCGCAAAATGTTTGAATCGTTCGTCCAATCCTCCGATGGGAGAAGATTTATTCACCACGTCGAAATAGATGGACTGAATTCCGTAAAGAACCAGCTGAAAGGCCAGAGAGGCAATGAACGGAGCAACCTTCACCTTAGCCACGAAGTAACACTGCAGAACCGCGAACAACGCGCAGAGGAGCATCGCCCCCAAAATGGGAATGAAAATCGGCAGCTCCGGCATTCCGGCGAAAATTCTGCGTTCGTAGGAGACACTTTGCAAAAGGCTCGCCGTCATAATGCCCGCAAAGCCCACCGCTCTTCCCAGAGAGAGGTCGGTGCAGCCCAGCACGATGATACCCGCCACTCCCAGCGCCAGAATGACGCGGGTGGAGGCCTGGGACAAAATGAACAGGAGGTTTCTGAACGTCAGGAGTCCGGGTTCAAGCACCACCATGCCAAAAAAGATCAGCAACAAAATGATATAAATCGCGTAGGTGAGCAAAAAACTCCCATACAGGGACGCCGCAGACTTGCCTGGTTCCGTTCCGGATCTCCACACCTTCTCCGCCTCGCCTTACTTAGAGGTATTTTGCGCTCAACAACATAATTTCTTCCTGGGTCGTTTCTCCCGCATTGAGGATCCCCGCCACTCTGCCGTTGCTCATGACAAGAATGCGATCACTGACGCCTAAAAGCTCCGGCATTTCCGAAGAAATGAAAATGACACTTTTGCCTTCCCGGGCCACTGCGTCGATAATTTGGTAGATTTCGTACTTCGCCCCCACGTCGATACCCCTTGTGGGTTCGTCAAGCAAAAAAATATCCGGACCCGCCAAAAGCCAGCGGGCGATGATGACCTTTTGCTGATTTCCTCCCGAAAGAGCGCGGGCAAAGGTTTTTTGGGAGGGCGTTTTGATTCGCAGCTTTTCAATCATCGCTTTCGTATCCGCTTTGATGGCTTTATCGTTTACGACGCCCATTTTACAATAAGCCGGCAATTTCACTATGGCCGTATTGAAAGAGACGCTAAGATCCTCAAAGATCCCCGACCTCCGGCGTTCCTCCGTAATGAGGGCAAAACCGTTGACAATGGAGGTGTGAGGCACAGGAGGCGGCAATTTTCTGCCGTTTTTCTCGATCGTGCCCTCCGCAAGGCGGCGAATGCCGAAAATCGTTTCCACCGCTTCCGTACGGCGGGCGCCCATAAGTCCCGCTATCCCCAAAACCTCCCCTTCATGCAGATCGAAGGACATATCTCTGACCGTGGGCTGATAATAGCCCGTCAGACCTCGGACACTCAGCACGACCCTGTCAGAAGGCCTGTTGTGTTTGGGAGGGAAGCGATTGACGATCTCCCGCCCCACCATCAGCCGGATAATTTTATCCGTGGTCAGATCCGAAGCCGCTTGAGTGGCGATCCATTCCCCGTCCCGCATAATCGTGACGTCATGAGACACCTGGAGGATCTCTTCCATCTTATGAGAAATATAAATGACGGCGCAGCCTCGCTCCGTCAGCCCGCGTATCATTTCGAACAGATGCCGTACTTCCTTGTCCGTCAGGGAAGAGGTGGGTTCATCAAGAACCAGTACTTTGGCCTGACAGGAAATTGCCTTCGCAATTTCTACCATTTGACGCTGAGAGACTGAAAGCGTTCCTATTTTTATACGAGGGTGGATGTCGATTTTGAGCTGCTCGAAGAGGGCCTTTGTCTCATCGAACAATTTTTTTCTGTCCACAACGAAACCCCGGCAAAACAGGCGGCCAAGCCACACGTTTTCCATGACGCTCAGCTCCAGAACCTGGTTCAGCTCCTGATGGACCATGGATACGCCGTGAGTCAGCGCCTGATGCGGATTTTCAAAAGAGACGGGGCATCCTTCCAGTAAAATTTCTCCCTCGTCCCGGATATAAATCCCGAAGAGGCATTTCATAAGCGTGGATTTGCCCGCTCCGTTCTCCCCCATCAATGCGTGAACCGTTCCAGGACGCACCTGCAGCCTTGCGTTTTTCAACGCCTGAACTCCTGGAAAATATTTATAGATTCCCCTCATTTCAAGAATATAGGGCGTATCTGCCACAGGGGATCCCTCCGCTCCACCAAAACGAGAGCGCGACAAAATGTCACGCCCCCGCAGCGTTCATATCCAAAATACTTTTGTGCTTTCGCACCGAATTCGCTTACTTCAGGATTTTGCCGTAAATCTCCCGCGCAAGGCTCGTGTTGCTTTTATCGATGGGGATATAGGGGATACGGACGTCATTCATGGATCCGAAGCCCTCCTTCAGTCCGGTCAGTACATCTTTTCCTGTGGCGAGGTTGTAGCTCATCGTGTAAATACACACGCCCTCCCGACCTGCGTCCGACAGAATCGAGCCGATCAGCGTTCCGTTGTCGATGAGGGGAAGAACCTCCGGTAAAGCGTTGATCCCTACGATGCCCGATTTGATCTTTGCGCCGTTCAGAGATTCGACTGCCCCCAGCGTCATAGCGTCGCTGTTGGTGAGCACCATCTCAATCTTATCGCCGAATTTACCCACCCAGGCGTCCATGACGTCCTTTGCCTCTGCCGTGCGGAAACGGCCTGTCTGAATGTCCAGTAATTCGACGGAGGCATTCAGATTTTTGAGGGTATACTGATTTGCCTCGGTACGGGCTTCGGCATCGGGATGTCCCGGCTCTCCCTTAATAATGACGTACTGCATTTTGCCGTCGCCATTTTTGTCGAAGGCCGAGTTGGCCTTAAAAGCCTCCCACGCCATTTTAGCCTGCATTTCACCGGACTGAGCCGGCGTCGTTCCCACATAAAAACATTTGTCGTAGCTCTTCAGGTCCTTTTCGGAAGGACAGCGGTTGAAAAACACCACGGGAATCCCTGCCGCCTTGAGTTTGTCGATCATGGCCCCGGCGGATTCGGGCGCCACAGCGTTGATGGCGAGGGCATCCACACCCTGCTGAATCAGATTGTCTACCTGTTCGACCTGTTTTGCCTGGTCATTCTGGGAGTCGACCATGATCAGTTCGGCTTTACCGTCCGCGTTACTGTGTTCGATGCTGTTACGAATGTAGGAAACGTACGCATTTGAGTAATCAAAGATGAGCACACCCAAACGAGGTTTTTTTTCTGCCGCCGCCACTCCGGAAGCAAAAATCGTGAGAAGAGCCATGAAACCTGCCAACAGGATCAACGAAGATTTCTTCATCTTGTAACTCCTCCTTTGGTATTCAGGCGCCTGAGACACCGCCTGTATTTTTTTGCCCGAGAGTTCCGTCTTTTCCATAGCATACCTGCACCACAAGGTTCACCGAAATCAAACTATG from Synergistaceae bacterium includes these protein-coding regions:
- a CDS encoding sulfurtransferase TusA family protein, producing MNDVITIDTSGLSCPQPVIELKKVLDKTPSGRVEVLVDTATSRNNVARFAGDKGWKTTLEERDGGYKVILEK
- a CDS encoding zinc-binding dehydrogenase — translated: MKATRLFRFHEKLNLVELPIPEPGEGEVLARVLASGICASDLHIMEGKISTVRLPYTPGHELCGEVHTVGPGVDNLQKGDRFVAAIDVLCGKCRFCREGRENLCVHRTRIGFERDGSHAQYCVVPAANVFPISREIPCEQAAIIPDAVACMYHAFTAQGRVQRGDIVCILGVGGLGFQGIQIARHLGAKVVVTSRQDRKLALAEKAGADGVINTKTQNFREEIMRFTDGAGCDVVFDNIGIAASVGEAVAVLRRGGRVVAAGYSDPEFSVNYQDLVLYEKEIIGIRGSTPKELRETIALVEKGVLKPFVYQTCEFSEINEALNRLRNSESLGRTVILPWKE
- a CDS encoding cyclase family protein translates to MSVQYREIIDLTLGIVSNMSVPPGNRKTLPPVEFRLYSDASKDGIQVGFYQQGIHAGTHLDAPRHIVPGGKTIDELPLDYFMGKGYCINCTAVKPNEPVTAAMLDYASSKIKKGMMAFLYTGWSDKMFGQDAYWNDSPFLGEDAAQWLVDHGTKIAGFDFFQEIGAKQPVLNPALFKVHKILLEHGCLNIEHLTNLGKVVDSIFDVIALPLKIIGAEGSPTRVLALRD
- the mglC gene encoding galactose/methyl galactoside ABC transporter permease MglC, with protein sequence MWRSGTEPGKSAASLYGSFLLTYAIYIILLLIFFGMVVLEPGLLTFRNLLFILSQASTRVILALGVAGIIVLGCTDLSLGRAVGFAGIMTASLLQSVSYERRIFAGMPELPIFIPILGAMLLCALFAVLQCYFVAKVKVAPFIASLAFQLVLYGIQSIYFDVVNKSSPIGGLDERFKHFAQGYVPLGNPGIPYLVIYATLTTLVIWFIWNKTRLGRNMFAIGGNSEAASVSGINIVLTMMMIYTTAGLLYGFGGSLEAARTGSAANSLGSGYELDAIASCVVGGVSMRGGVGSVGGVVIGVLIFQVISYGLVYLRVNTYVQYLIKGIIILLAVSIDTQKYIQRK
- a CDS encoding ATP-binding cassette domain-containing protein, which gives rise to MKNARLQVRPGTVHALMGENGAGKSTLMKCLFGIYIRDEGEILLEGCPVSFENPHQALTHGVSMVHQELNQVLELSVMENVWLGRLFCRGFVVDRKKLFDETKALFEQLKIDIHPRIKIGTLSVSQRQMVEIAKAISCQAKVLVLDEPTSSLTDKEVRHLFEMIRGLTERGCAVIYISHKMEEILQVSHDVTIMRDGEWIATQAASDLTTDKIIRLMVGREIVNRFPPKHNRPSDRVVLSVRGLTGYYQPTVRDMSFDLHEGEVLGIAGLMGARRTEAVETIFGIRRLAEGTIEKNGRKLPPPVPHTSIVNGFALITEERRRSGIFEDLSVSFNTAIVKLPAYCKMGVVNDKAIKADTKAMIEKLRIKTPSQKTFARALSGGNQQKVIIARWLLAGPDIFLLDEPTRGIDVGAKYEIYQIIDAVAREGKSVIFISSEMPELLGVSDRILVMSNGRVAGILNAGETTQEEIMLLSAKYL
- a CDS encoding galactose ABC transporter substrate-binding protein, which encodes MKKSSLILLAGFMALLTIFASGVAAAEKKPRLGVLIFDYSNAYVSYIRNSIEHSNADGKAELIMVDSQNDQAKQVEQVDNLIQQGVDALAINAVAPESAGAMIDKLKAAGIPVVFFNRCPSEKDLKSYDKCFYVGTTPAQSGEMQAKMAWEAFKANSAFDKNGDGKMQYVIIKGEPGHPDAEARTEANQYTLKNLNASVELLDIQTGRFRTAEAKDVMDAWVGKFGDKIEMVLTNSDAMTLGAVESLNGAKIKSGIVGINALPEVLPLIDNGTLIGSILSDAGREGVCIYTMSYNLATGKDVLTGLKEGFGSMNDVRIPYIPIDKSNTSLAREIYGKILK